In Archaeoglobus profundus DSM 5631, the sequence AGGTAAAGCAAAATCTAAACCTGAAATAACCAAAAAGTCAGTCTACGTTAAAACCACACTGTTCTCAGTTAAGAATGGCAAAATTAGGATTACGATAGAGCCCAGAAAGAGATATCTCGAAGTAGATCTAACTAAATTCAATTACTTGCCGAAGGATTACGATTCAATCGGTGGATTAATACTACAGGAGAATAGATTAATTATTACACAAGAAGAAAGTTGAGCCGATAAAGCCAAGGGATTATGCATCTTTTGACGTTAACTTAACGAATATCACGGGATTAATCAAAGGGAGAATTGTCAGATTCGATTTGAAGGAGCTTTACCACATCCACAGAGTTTACGAGGAAAAGAGAAGAAGAATTCAAAAACTAAGCAAAACAAAACCAAAAACTGCTAAAAAGCTTGTGCAGAAGTATTCTAAAAGAGAAAGAAATCGTTCGAGAGATTTGATGCACAAAATAACAACTACAGTTGCAAGAGAACTCGCATCGATAAAGCATGGTGCAATCTTAGAAGATCTTAGAAACATCAAGGAGAGAATCCTTAATGGTAGCAAAGACTTAAACCGTAAGCTCTCTAAGTGGAATTGTAGAACTTTCCAGTTCATGCTCGAATACAAGTTAAAATGGTTCGGCTTGCCTGTCAAATACGTCAACCCTTCAAATTCATCTAAAACCTGTCCCGTCTGTTCAGGCAGATTATCTGCCTATCGGGGCAGGTTGATGAAATGTAAGTGTGGACTCGTCCTTGATAGAGACGTTATCGCTTGCCTCAACCTTCGGATGTGGGGCTCCGGGGTTACCCCGAAGGGGGACGAGCCCTTGAAGGTTTCATCCTTCAAGGGTGATGTGTCTCAAAGCCTACATAGGCTTACTAATGCCTATGTAGGCTGAACCCCCTTTACTGAATGGTGAAGAAACACTCCCGTTCTCTCCTTAAGGTGGTTTATGGAATAGAATATAATTCAACCACCCTGAAAAGTTCTTCTTTGCCATTAAGATTCATTAAGAGGCCTTCACTCTGAGCAGCGTGCCACCACATCTCGGGCAGAGGCTTGTAGCTTTTTTCTCGTTCAACAAATAGACTCTACGATTTGCACCTATATTCCCTAGGAGTCCTCCTCCATTATTATTGTATTGTTGCAAATCAGAAGCCCTGCCTCTCATCATCACCGCTCAGGAGGGGAGTGTTTCTTCACAATTCTGTAAAGGGCACGTTCATCATCACGGCTCAATCCCCGTAAGCTTCATCATCGAAACTGAATTTAGCACACCGCTAAAATACTTTTCATGTTGCTCGTTAAAACCTTAAGGGGAATGGAGTACATTGCAGCTGATCATATAAGGGAAAAATTGGGAGATGTTAAGCTGGAGATAAGACCTTCAGGTTTCTTGGGATTGATCATAGTTCACTCCGACGAAATCGAGAAGATCAAAGACATTCCAGAGATAGAGACGATAATTCCGATTAAGATAGTCTGCAAGGCTGATGTGGATGATATAGTTTCCAAGGCGGAGGAAATAGTTAAGGTTGCTGGAGAATTCAAGAGTTTTGCAATAAGAACTAAGAAGAGGGGTAAGAAACACAGCTTTACAAGTGCAGATATAAACATAAGGCTCGGAGCCAAAATTAAGGAGCTTACGAATGCGGAAGTCGATTTGGAGTTTCCAGAGAAAGCTATCTACGTTGAAATAATTGGCGACAACGCATACATAGGTGTTATTGAGGGTAAGGAAGAAAGGAGGAAGTACACGCCAGAGAAGGTAGATTCGAGAAAACTACTCAGCAAGATATCTCTCGTTCAGATGCCCTACTTGGAAGACATATCTGCCGCGAAGGAGATGGGTGAGAAGATAGGAAGGTCTGCACAGGCTTTTGAAGTTAAAGAGTTGGTAATAGCTCCCTTCGGCTATGTGAATGCTTACGAGCTCGAAGCTTTCATAAGGGGTGTTAGAAGGGGGCAGTTCTCCAGACTGGAAATTCAGAAAAAGGCTTACGCAAGAGAGGTCAGGGAAGTGCCAGTTTATGTGCAGGATCTCTATCAGACTGCAAGGGACAAGAGGAGGAAGAATAACATCTTAATAGTGACAGATCCCGTTGGAAAGCAGATTAAGGATGTCAAGGATGATTTGAAAAGAGATTTGAAGTATGCGGATGAGGTCGTGGTTTTCATGGGGAGCAGGCAGGGGATTCCGAAAGGTATCTTTAGGTTGGCAGATTACGTCATAGATTTGGCACCTTACATAACCTTTGCAACCGAACATGCGATTCCAGCAAGTATAATAGCTCTGATAAGCGTTTACGAGGAAGTGGAGGAGTCGACAGATTGATATATTTCCGAATCATATATTTTAACATGGCCGAGATGAGATTGAATACTGGATTGGTCATAGTCGGTGCTTATGCAGATAAGGTCAGAAGAACACTCTTTGCCCAATTGAAGGACAAGATTAAGGCTAAGGAGATAGATTCCAAGATGGTTGCAAAGGCTGCAGGAGATTTGAACAAGCTACTCTACGAGATATTTGTGAACAGGCTTAAGCTGGATAAGGGCGATGTAGTAAGGATAGTTGTGGATTATGACGTTAGAGATGGTGAGGTCGTTTGGGATCTAGACTCTCTAAAGATAGAAGTTTTCAAGAGAATACCAGAAGAAGAGTATGCCGAAATCGTTAGGGAGAGCGTTAAGAGAATTGAGGAGCTTGAGGAGGTTGAAGAGGTTAGAATGAGAATTGAAAGAGTAGGTAAGACCGATTTGGGCGATGTTGTTTATGAGGTAAGGGTTGGGGATGAGAAGGTAGGAGCTTTGGTTCTAACTCCATTAAATGGGGAAGGTATAGTTAGAGGTGCTTTGTTAAGGCCGAATCCAGTTATTATAGAGAGGGTTAAGGTTAGCATGGAGAACTTGGAGGAAGAGCTTTTGAAGGTCGTTGAGGAGAAGGGAAGAGTTACAGAGGAGGAAGAAGCTAGAAGGATTATTGAGGATATAGAAAGGATGAAGGCTTAACTGAATTGATTTATCATTCATTCCTCTTCCGCAGATGCATCCCATAAACATCATGAACGAGATTATGTGAAAGGGTAAGCAATATCTTGCAAAACTTCTCGTAAACTGTTTTTCTCCCTATCATCGTACACTACATGAGCATTTACGACGCTATAAGCTTTTAGGAGTTCTTTTTAAGTCCTTAGAATATTCCTTAGTAGTTTAGATGACTAATTCAGCAAGGCACATTTCAAAAATGTACTGGAGATTTATCTGAAATATACATATATCCGAAGAATTAAGTAATTCTGATGATTGGTAAAGTCGGAAAGAAAGGCGAGATATATGTGCCGAAAAAAGTCAGAAAAGAAGCCAATCTGAATCCTGGAGACGAAGTGCTGGTAGAAGTTAAAGGTAAGGAACTAATAATCAAGAAGAAAGAAAGCATTGTGGACGTGCTAATGGACGAAGCAGTTGCAAAAGTCTCACTCGATGAGATGCGGTCTATAAGAGAGAAAGTCCGCAAATTGCTGGAAATATGAAGGAGATTTTTCTCGATACCACGTACGTAATGCCTTTCTTCTATATGGACATAGACGTTAAAGGCTTTTCAAGGAAAAAGTACGCTGAACTGATTCGAAAATTCGATAGAATACATTTGACTGACCTCCTCCCCGCACTGAAGTGCGAGGGTTCCCCATAGGGGAACTCCCCATTACGGGGTTGGTTGGTGTCATCGGGTTGGGTCAGAGCAACCCTCTATATGGGAGTTGCACGACAAGATTTATAAATCTTTTGGTAGTTAGCCGTAATATGGAACTTACGCTTAAGATGAAAGTTAGAGAAAAGACGAAGTGGAAAATTCAAGCTCTAAGGGATGCAATGGATTCGTTTAGGCAAGCAGTCAATGACTGGATAGATGTAGCTTGGAAACACAAGATTACGGACAGAACATTACACTCTTTAGCTTATAAAAAGTTAAGAGAAAAGTATCCTAATTTGTATTCGAATTCATTGCAAGATGCAATGAATTGGGCTATACAGATTGTCAAGACAGAACTGAAAGTCAATCCAGACGTGAAGCCGAAATTCGATTCGTTCATGATTTCGTTCAAGAATGTTGATTTTAAATTTGAAAACGACGGTTTCGTTATACCGTTAAACGGTAAAAGGGTTTACGTTCCAGTCTACGTTCCCAAAAAGTATTATAAGTGGTTAGTCAATGGAAAATTTGGTCGCTTATACTTCAAGGAAGAAGACGGAGAAATTTACGCCTACTTGACGGTTAAAGTAGAAGACAAACCTGCCTACGAACCGAAATTGTGGTTTGGTGTAGATTTGGGTGTTCAAAACCTTGTAGTAGTTGCGGATAATAAGGGTAGAGAGGTTCTAAGGTTTGATGGAGAAACTGTTAACCACTATAAAGAATTGTTAGAGAAGGAAAGAGCGAGAAGGCAGAGAAGACAGATGAAATATCTGAATAACAGAAAATTTAGATTGGGTAGTAAACACAGAAATTTCTCCAAATACATTAACCATATCATAGCTAAGGAAATCGTTAGAAAGGCTAAAGAATATCAAGCTTGTATAGTTTTAGAAAAGCTTAGAGGAGTAAAGAGGAGAAGTGCAAAGATGCCTAAATGGGTTAGAAAATTGCTTCACAGATGGAGCTACCACGATTTAATCCAGAAGATAAAGTATAAGGCTAAGCTCGAAGGTGTTCCAGTAATAGAGGTCTCCCCAAGAAATACGTCAAAAACTTGCTCAGAATGTGGTTACGTCTATAAGCGTTTCAAAAATCAGAGATTGTTTCATTGTCCCAACTGTGGCTTAATTATCGATAGAGATTTAAACGCTTCAACCAATATTGCAAGAAAAGGAATGAAAGAATTTAATAAGCGGGCTTTCCTCCCCGCCTTAAAAGGCGAGGCTTCCAGCCCGCAAAGACGGTGAGATCTCAATCTTCGAGGCTAAGGTTAAATCCCTTCAAATTAAGAGCAAAGATGTGTTGGAGAAGTTTAACAAGGGACTTTCAATTCTTAGATCGGATAGAAGGGTTAGAATACACGGGTTTAACGATAGACACGATCGAGCTTTGAACAGCATGCTAAACTTAATAGACGATTTAAATATTATAGATCTAATCATAGTATCGCAGGCAAAAGACGTCGGTATTCTTTTGACCGAAGACCGTGCAATCCACAAGCATAAAGATGAAATTGACTTGAACGTACTTAACTGGAAATCTTTCGTTAAATCCTTCGAATGAATGAGTAATTCAACAGTGCCCTGTCGAACAAATATCTGAGCCGTATCAAAGCAATTCAGCAATAAACTTCGTCAATTGACTGATTAAGATTAAAGGATTTCATAAGTATTGATAGCAAAAAGCTTAAATATGGTCTGGGTTTTATAAAGTGAAGGTGACGGCGGGGCTTAGCCTAAACCATATCCCGCCGTCAAAAACCGTAGGGTTTAAATATGGACGGAGGAAAGAAAGTTTTGGTTTCGGGAGGTAGAGAGGTATGAGTAGGGTAGGATTGAAAATCGGTTTAGTGACTGCAGTACTACTACTGATTGTGGTAGCTTCAGCGTCCGCACAACAATGTACTATAGAGGGAACATCGGTAGACAAGGTCATAACAAGTAATGTCACTGCAGCAGTGACAATGAAGCTTTATGATATCGATAAGTTGTTTAACTGCACAAATTACTATGTAGCTCAGTATGATTACGGTGACACTATAAAGATCCTATTGTCGGGCCTCGATGCGGATAATACAACAACATTTAAGATAGTAGACAATGCTACAGGTGATGCCAAATACATAACAAGCTTCCAAGCAGCAAGTAAAGAGCTGATAATTGACACAAGTCAACTTTATCCAGGAGATTTCTACATAGTAGTTATGTACACGTATGAACTGATAAATACAAGTAATAGTTCAACTATGAAAGAATTCAATGTTCCATTGTATTTAAGACTGTACACCGCGAAACCTGAAATTCACATTGCAATCGAAAACGAAAGAGTGCCTATAGTGAAAGGTGATAACATTGTAGCAAAGGTAAAGGTGTATGGCACAGGTTTACCGGAAGATGTATACGTAAAGATATCGGGTCCAATATCCTACGAAGTATTATATTGGAACGGCAGCGGATTTAACACATCTAGAGAGAATATCAAAGGTAAATTTGTCAGCAGTAGAGAAGAGACCTTAGTCATACCTACTGAGCCTCTGTTTACCAAGTACAACGGTACGGAAGGAACATACACACTAACAGTAGAGGTGTTAGGTGAAACTGAATCTGTAGACTTTGAGATAAGGGGTATTACGATAACGTTCGATATGCCCACCACTACAACACTCGGAACAGAGATAAAGCTTAAGGGTTATGTAAACATAGCCGAGACGAACAGTACTGAAGATAATGGTACACCAAACATGGTTTATGTAGGAATATGGTTACCAAACGGTAGCTTCGTAAGACCAGATGGATCATTGATGTCAGGAGTTGAAGAAGTTAATGAGAAGAATTACACAAGAGTCTGTAAAGTTGATACAGATGGGTCATGGGAGAACGACAGCAAGGTATATCTCGACCCAACGTGGGGTACAGGAAGTTATAAGGTGATGGCCTTCGCAGTTGTTACGGATAAAATAAACGACTCCGAAACGATATATATAAGCGTAGAAGAACCTACAATAGAGTTCAAGATGGACAAGACGACATATGCAAGGGGAGAAGACATTAAGTTCAAAGGTGTTGCAACTGCAAGGAAGGGAACCGTGATAGAGCTCTGGTGCGATCAGGGATGGGACAAGCTACTTAGAGAGCCTTTAACTGAGAAAATCGAAGTATCTGTTGGTTCTGATGGAAAATGGGAGACCAACAAGTATCACATAAAATACGATGCTGCTAAAACAACGTACACGATCCATGCAAGAATCAAAGGTACAGACTACGAAGATGTAATTACAATCAGTGTTGAGAAAGCTCCGCTCGTTGCTGAGATTAGTAGAACTTCTGCACCGAGAGGTGCGGACATTGTAATAAGCGGTACTACTACGATGGATTATGTATTCATCTATACAGACGACTACCCAGTCCTTGACAATGTCGGTGAACTCTGGTCTGACAGCAAGGCATTTAATCCAGACGAAGTGGCAAAGG encodes:
- a CDS encoding RNA-guided endonuclease InsQ/TnpB family protein, translated to MVRFDLKELYHIHRVYEEKRRRIQKLSKTKPKTAKKLVQKYSKRERNRSRDLMHKITTTVARELASIKHGAILEDLRNIKERILNGSKDLNRKLSKWNCRTFQFMLEYKLKWFGLPVKYVNPSNSSKTCPVCSGRLSAYRGRLMKCKCGLVLDRDVIACLNLRMWGSGVTPKGDEPLKVSSFKGDVSQSLHRLTNAYVG
- a CDS encoding SPOUT family RNA methylase; the encoded protein is MLLVKTLRGMEYIAADHIREKLGDVKLEIRPSGFLGLIIVHSDEIEKIKDIPEIETIIPIKIVCKADVDDIVSKAEEIVKVAGEFKSFAIRTKKRGKKHSFTSADINIRLGAKIKELTNAEVDLEFPEKAIYVEIIGDNAYIGVIEGKEERRKYTPEKVDSRKLLSKISLVQMPYLEDISAAKEMGEKIGRSAQAFEVKELVIAPFGYVNAYELEAFIRGVRRGQFSRLEIQKKAYAREVREVPVYVQDLYQTARDKRRKNNILIVTDPVGKQIKDVKDDLKRDLKYADEVVVFMGSRQGIPKGIFRLADYVIDLAPYITFATEHAIPASIIALISVYEEVEESTD
- a CDS encoding DUF2258 domain-containing protein encodes the protein MAEMRLNTGLVIVGAYADKVRRTLFAQLKDKIKAKEIDSKMVAKAAGDLNKLLYEIFVNRLKLDKGDVVRIVVDYDVRDGEVVWDLDSLKIEVFKRIPEEEYAEIVRESVKRIEELEEVEEVRMRIERVGKTDLGDVVYEVRVGDEKVGALVLTPLNGEGIVRGALLRPNPVIIERVKVSMENLEEELLKVVEEKGRVTEEEEARRIIEDIERMKA
- a CDS encoding AbrB/MazE/SpoVT family DNA-binding domain-containing protein, whose protein sequence is MIGKVGKKGEIYVPKKVRKEANLNPGDEVLVEVKGKELIIKKKESIVDVLMDEAVAKVSLDEMRSIREKVRKLLEI
- a CDS encoding RNA-guided endonuclease InsQ/TnpB family protein, encoding MELTLKMKVREKTKWKIQALRDAMDSFRQAVNDWIDVAWKHKITDRTLHSLAYKKLREKYPNLYSNSLQDAMNWAIQIVKTELKVNPDVKPKFDSFMISFKNVDFKFENDGFVIPLNGKRVYVPVYVPKKYYKWLVNGKFGRLYFKEEDGEIYAYLTVKVEDKPAYEPKLWFGVDLGVQNLVVVADNKGREVLRFDGETVNHYKELLEKERARRQRRQMKYLNNRKFRLGSKHRNFSKYINHIIAKEIVRKAKEYQACIVLEKLRGVKRRSAKMPKWVRKLLHRWSYHDLIQKIKYKAKLEGVPVIEVSPRNTSKTCSECGYVYKRFKNQRLFHCPNCGLIIDRDLNASTNIARKGMKEFNKRAFLPALKGEASSPQRR
- a CDS encoding PGF-CTERM sorting domain-containing protein; the encoded protein is MSRVGLKIGLVTAVLLLIVVASASAQQCTIEGTSVDKVITSNVTAAVTMKLYDIDKLFNCTNYYVAQYDYGDTIKILLSGLDADNTTTFKIVDNATGDAKYITSFQAASKELIIDTSQLYPGDFYIVVMYTYELINTSNSSTMKEFNVPLYLRLYTAKPEIHIAIENERVPIVKGDNIVAKVKVYGTGLPEDVYVKISGPISYEVLYWNGSGFNTSRENIKGKFVSSREETLVIPTEPLFTKYNGTEGTYTLTVEVLGETESVDFEIRGITITFDMPTTTTLGTEIKLKGYVNIAETNSTEDNGTPNMVYVGIWLPNGSFVRPDGSLMSGVEEVNEKNYTRVCKVDTDGSWENDSKVYLDPTWGTGSYKVMAFAVVTDKINDSETIYISVEEPTIEFKMDKTTYARGEDIKFKGVATARKGTVIELWCDQGWDKLLREPLTEKIEVSVGSDGKWETNKYHIKYDAAKTTYTIHARIKGTDYEDVITISVEKAPLVAEISRTSAPRGADIVISGTTTMDYVFIYTDDYPVLDNVGELWSDSKAFNPDEVAKDPRYKYYKLKVTDEKFSVQLTVNESADTGTYTIYVIAPANESWINPAEDAMVQLSLTVTEFGFLTIPTEIKMVRGDTIDVYVQVNADPDDVIVKAEFTGQGVKVKEDKLVFTKYNESNGTGWLYATLYPFYNDTLDKLVDEGKPTELLRPGVYTLTLHMYNKETNEEISEAETAVPVVVEPLELNVNVPEEVVKGDPIVVKIETNRKSTKIYDYIYVVLDLGVKKMKYSRVALDNEGKAEVEIPTAGIDPGTYKLYVRDAMHTLDPKGRDIEDWYDISPTDAYAKDYYADDDVLWVGEVKILETAPVTTTVTPTPTTPTPTPTTPTPTPTTPTPTPTTTTPTPTTPPPTTTTPTPGFEAVFAIAGLLAIAYLLRRRQ